The following coding sequences are from one Sphingomonas sp. OV641 window:
- the leuB gene encoding 3-isopropylmalate dehydrogenase, whose product MAHTSLIAILPGDGIGPEVTNQARRVLEALELNVAFEEAPVGGAAYHQTGNPLPAATLDLARRADAILFGSVGDPTCDALDRHLRPEQAILGLRKELTLFANLRPAKLFAGLEDASALRPEVACTIDLLIVRELNGDVYFGEKGMRTTDAGLRQGYDLMSYDEGEVRRIAIAGFEAAQRRRGKLCSVDKANVLETSQLWRDVVIEVSQRYPDVVLSHMYVDNAAMQLVRDPGQFDVIVTGNLFGDILSDQASMCVGSIGLLPSASLDEAGKGLYEPIHGSAPDIAGQGKANPCAAILSAALMLRHSLGQAEAAERIEQAVARALAAGHRTADLGGQCSTEAMGDAVLAAL is encoded by the coding sequence ATGGCGCACACTTCCCTTATCGCAATACTGCCGGGTGACGGCATCGGCCCCGAAGTAACCAACCAAGCACGGCGCGTGCTGGAGGCGCTGGAGTTGAACGTCGCGTTCGAGGAAGCGCCGGTCGGCGGCGCTGCTTACCACCAGACGGGCAATCCGCTGCCCGCCGCGACGCTTGACCTTGCACGGCGCGCCGATGCGATCCTCTTCGGATCGGTCGGCGATCCGACCTGCGACGCGCTGGACCGGCACCTGCGCCCGGAACAGGCCATTCTGGGGCTGCGCAAGGAGCTGACCCTGTTCGCCAACCTGCGTCCCGCCAAGCTGTTCGCAGGGCTGGAGGACGCCTCCGCGCTTCGGCCGGAGGTGGCATGCACCATCGACCTGTTGATCGTGCGCGAACTGAACGGCGATGTGTATTTCGGCGAAAAGGGCATGCGGACGACCGACGCGGGGCTGCGCCAGGGCTATGACCTGATGAGCTATGACGAGGGCGAGGTCCGTCGCATCGCGATCGCCGGCTTCGAGGCCGCGCAGCGACGCCGGGGCAAATTGTGCTCGGTGGACAAGGCCAATGTCCTCGAAACCTCGCAGCTGTGGCGTGACGTGGTGATCGAGGTGTCGCAGCGTTATCCCGACGTGGTGCTGAGCCACATGTATGTCGACAACGCCGCCATGCAGCTGGTGCGCGATCCCGGCCAGTTCGACGTGATCGTCACCGGCAACCTGTTCGGCGACATCCTGTCGGATCAGGCCTCCATGTGCGTGGGGTCGATCGGCCTGCTGCCGTCGGCCTCGCTGGATGAGGCTGGCAAGGGGCTGTACGAGCCGATCCACGGCTCGGCACCGGACATTGCGGGGCAGGGCAAGGCGAACCCCTGTGCGGCGATCCTTTCCGCCGCGCTGATGCTTCGCCACTCGTTGGGCCAGGCCGAGGCGGCCGAACGGATCGAGCAGGCGGTGGCGCGCGCGCTGGCGGCTGGCCACCGGACCGCGGACCTCGGCGGGCAGTGCTCCACCGAGGCGATGGGAGACGCGGTGCTGGCGGCCTTGTGA
- a CDS encoding glycosyltransferase family 2 protein, which produces MSTPLELAIIIPTFNEHAHVPLLVAKLEQALTGTRWEVIFVDDNSPDGTADAVREIARVDSRVRVIQRIGRRGLATACIEGMCATAAPVAAVIDGDLQHDETILPAMLDALRRDAALDVVVGSRFVAGGGTGEWDGDRVAKSALATRLSQKVLNVGLTDPMSGFFMIRTNLVRALAPQLSGIGFKILLDIMAAADRPLRFLELPYVFRCREQGESKLDHVVALEYLIAIYDRKFGNVVPVRFAMFSAIGVIGVLIHMTVLTMLHIGLGAAFLGGQIVGTLAAMTFNFFLNNALTYRDRRLRGWRALLDGWVSFCLVCSVGAIANVGVAGFLYDFHFGAWAGSALAGVLVGAVWNYALSSRFTWGRY; this is translated from the coding sequence GTGAGCACGCCTCTCGAGCTTGCCATCATTATTCCGACGTTCAACGAACATGCTCATGTGCCACTGCTGGTGGCGAAGCTCGAGCAGGCGCTGACCGGGACGAGATGGGAGGTCATCTTCGTCGACGATAACAGCCCGGACGGCACGGCCGATGCGGTGCGCGAGATCGCCCGTGTCGATTCCCGTGTCCGGGTGATCCAGCGGATCGGGCGGCGCGGGCTTGCCACCGCCTGTATCGAGGGGATGTGCGCCACCGCCGCGCCCGTTGCCGCAGTGATCGACGGTGATCTTCAGCATGACGAGACAATCCTGCCGGCGATGCTGGACGCGCTGCGCCGGGATGCCGCGCTCGATGTCGTGGTCGGCTCGCGGTTCGTGGCCGGTGGCGGCACGGGGGAATGGGACGGAGACCGCGTCGCGAAATCGGCGTTGGCGACGCGATTGTCGCAGAAGGTGCTGAACGTCGGCCTGACCGATCCGATGAGCGGGTTCTTCATGATTCGAACCAATCTGGTTCGGGCACTGGCGCCGCAGCTTTCCGGCATTGGGTTCAAGATCCTGCTCGACATCATGGCGGCCGCCGACCGTCCCTTGCGCTTTCTCGAACTGCCTTACGTGTTCCGCTGTCGGGAGCAGGGGGAGTCGAAGCTCGATCATGTGGTCGCGCTCGAATATCTGATCGCCATTTATGACCGGAAGTTCGGCAATGTCGTGCCGGTGCGCTTCGCGATGTTCTCCGCCATTGGCGTGATCGGCGTTCTGATCCACATGACCGTCTTGACGATGTTGCACATCGGCCTCGGAGCGGCGTTTCTCGGCGGGCAGATCGTGGGCACGCTTGCGGCGATGACCTTCAACTTCTTCCTGAACAATGCGCTGACCTATCGCGACCGGCGGCTGCGCGGGTGGCGCGCGCTGCTCGATGGATGGGTATCCTTTTGCCTGGTCTGTTCAGTGGGTGCGATCGCCAATGTCGGCGTGGCGGGATTCCTGTATGATTTCCACTTCGGCGCCTGGGCAGGATCAGCGCTGGCGGGCGTGCTGGTGGGGGCGGTGTGGAATTACGCTTTGTCCTCGCGCTTCACCTGGGGGCGCTATTGA
- a CDS encoding glycosyltransferase family 39 protein, with protein sequence MLRRPLPLAVLLFLLAEALFLVRLSVPHVLVFDEIHYVPAARALIALSGPANIEHPLLGKILIALGISIFGDTPVGWRFMSTLAGSVTVVSMFATAWLITGRVRPSLVTAALTLLGFTLYVQARIAMLDGFMLAFLAGAIAFVGWTLRVGGWWRWVLASALLGLAVGCKWLAAPYVAFAAVAFLLFKREDPRRFPGLPLWPALLVLGTVSMLTYFATFAPAFFYSVEPLTLARLIPFQLEMFERQTQVLPVHAYQSNWWTWPLLIRPIWYLYEPVDGALRGILLLGNPAIMWGGLVAVVGCWIGWVRGGSPRLFAAASLWTGSLGIWAVIPKSLGFYYYYYPSSIFIVIPLALMLDRWRARVRDIDLFVVALALALAIYFLPVLSAGALADAAAFRRWMWFDTWV encoded by the coding sequence ATGCTGCGCCGTCCGCTGCCGCTCGCCGTGCTTCTCTTCCTTCTGGCCGAGGCATTGTTCCTGGTCCGGCTGTCGGTTCCGCATGTTCTCGTCTTTGACGAAATCCATTATGTGCCGGCGGCCCGTGCCCTGATCGCCCTGTCGGGCCCCGCCAACATCGAACATCCCTTGCTCGGCAAGATCCTGATCGCGCTGGGCATCTCCATCTTCGGGGACACACCCGTCGGATGGCGCTTCATGTCCACGCTTGCCGGCAGCGTGACGGTCGTGTCCATGTTCGCCACCGCCTGGCTGATCACCGGGCGAGTGCGGCCCAGCCTGGTCACGGCGGCACTCACGCTGCTTGGCTTCACGCTCTATGTCCAGGCACGCATCGCGATGTTGGATGGGTTCATGCTTGCCTTTCTGGCCGGCGCGATCGCCTTCGTTGGGTGGACCCTGCGCGTCGGAGGCTGGTGGCGCTGGGTGCTTGCATCGGCGCTGCTCGGCCTTGCCGTCGGCTGCAAATGGCTGGCCGCGCCCTATGTGGCCTTTGCCGCCGTCGCCTTTCTCCTGTTCAAGCGCGAGGATCCACGCCGCTTCCCCGGCCTCCCGCTCTGGCCGGCGCTCCTGGTGCTTGGGACCGTGTCGATGCTGACCTATTTCGCCACCTTTGCACCGGCCTTCTTCTACAGCGTAGAACCGCTGACGCTCGCGCGATTGATCCCCTTTCAACTCGAGATGTTCGAACGGCAGACGCAGGTGCTCCCCGTGCATGCCTATCAGTCGAACTGGTGGACATGGCCGCTGCTGATCCGGCCGATCTGGTATCTCTATGAGCCGGTCGATGGGGCGCTGCGCGGCATCCTGCTCTTGGGCAATCCGGCAATCATGTGGGGCGGGCTGGTGGCAGTGGTTGGCTGCTGGATCGGCTGGGTCCGCGGTGGATCGCCGCGCTTGTTTGCGGCCGCCTCACTCTGGACCGGCAGCCTTGGCATATGGGCCGTGATCCCCAAGTCACTTGGCTTCTATTATTATTACTATCCGTCCAGCATCTTCATCGTCATCCCGCTCGCGCTGATGCTGGATCGCTGGCGCGCACGAGTTCGCGATATCGACCTGTTCGTGGTGGCGCTGGCCCTGGCGCTGGCCATCTACTTCCTGCCGGTCCTGTCCGCCGGCGCGCTGGCGGACGCCGCTGCGTTCAGGCGCTGGATGTGGTTCGACACCTGGGTGTGA
- a CDS encoding PLP-dependent aspartate aminotransferase family protein, giving the protein MKRRTGQDRSITDTWRPATRMIRGGTARSEYGETSEAIFLTSGYSYDCAGDAAARFAGEQEGMTYSRLQNPTVEMLEHRIAILEGAEACRTMASGMAAMTAVLLSQLQAGDHVVAGRAAFGSCRWLVDTLLPKFGITSTVVDARDPQQFEDAIRPETKVFFFETPANPTMDVVDLKAVCGIARDHGITSVVDNAFATPALQRPMEFGADVTAYSATKMMDGQGRVLAGAVCGTKDFIDNTLLPFTRNTGPTLSPFNAWVVLKGLETLDLRIQRQSENALKVATFLEGRVPKVLYPGLPSHPQHNLAMSQMDAAGPIFAMVLDGGRKQAHGLLDALELIDISNNIGDSRSLMTHPASTTHNSVAPDKREEMGVTEGMLRLNVGLEDPQDLIEDLDRALRQVGL; this is encoded by the coding sequence ATGAAACGCCGTACCGGACAGGACCGCTCCATCACCGACACGTGGCGCCCCGCCACACGCATGATCCGCGGCGGGACCGCGCGCAGCGAATATGGGGAGACATCCGAAGCGATCTTCCTCACGTCCGGCTACAGCTATGACTGCGCGGGCGATGCCGCCGCCCGCTTCGCCGGCGAGCAGGAGGGAATGACCTATTCCCGGCTCCAGAACCCGACAGTGGAGATGCTGGAGCATCGCATCGCCATATTGGAGGGCGCCGAGGCGTGCCGCACCATGGCGAGCGGCATGGCTGCCATGACGGCGGTGCTGCTGAGCCAGCTCCAGGCAGGTGATCATGTGGTCGCCGGCCGCGCAGCCTTTGGGTCATGCCGCTGGCTGGTGGACACCCTGCTCCCCAAGTTCGGCATCACCAGCACCGTTGTCGACGCGCGCGATCCGCAGCAATTCGAAGATGCCATCCGACCGGAAACAAAGGTGTTCTTCTTCGAGACACCGGCCAACCCGACGATGGATGTGGTGGACCTGAAGGCCGTGTGCGGCATTGCGCGTGACCACGGCATCACCAGCGTGGTCGACAATGCCTTCGCCACCCCGGCGTTGCAGCGGCCGATGGAATTCGGTGCTGACGTCACCGCTTATTCCGCCACCAAGATGATGGATGGGCAAGGCCGCGTGCTGGCTGGCGCCGTGTGCGGCACCAAGGATTTCATCGACAATACGCTGCTGCCGTTCACGCGGAATACCGGGCCGACATTGTCGCCGTTCAATGCGTGGGTCGTATTGAAGGGGTTGGAAACGCTGGATCTTCGCATTCAGCGCCAGTCGGAAAATGCGCTAAAGGTCGCGACCTTCCTGGAAGGGAGGGTGCCGAAGGTGTTGTACCCGGGACTGCCCAGCCATCCACAGCACAATCTGGCCATGAGCCAGATGGACGCGGCCGGCCCGATCTTCGCCATGGTGCTGGATGGCGGGCGCAAGCAGGCGCACGGACTGCTCGATGCGCTGGAGCTGATCGATATTTCGAACAACATCGGCGACTCCCGATCTTTGATGACTCATCCTGCCTCCACCACCCACAATTCGGTTGCGCCGGACAAGCGCGAGGAAATGGGCGTGACCGAAGGCATGCTTCGCCTGAACGTCGGGCTTGAGGACCCGCAGGATCTGATTGAGGATCTTGACCGGGCATTGAGGCAGGTCGGTTTGTGA
- the apaG gene encoding Co2+/Mg2+ efflux protein ApaG, giving the protein MKAFFPSSETTRGVTVRVSVSYLPEQSEPTRGRWFWAYHIRLENDGDQAVQLLTRHWIITDGRGARHSVEGEGVVGEQPLIAPGASYDYVSGCPLATPSGSMQGSYRMIGEDGSLFDVAIPKFTLIAPAVAG; this is encoded by the coding sequence GTGAAGGCGTTCTTCCCCTCGTCAGAAACGACGCGGGGGGTCACCGTGCGCGTGTCCGTCAGCTACTTGCCCGAACAGTCCGAGCCGACGCGGGGGCGCTGGTTCTGGGCCTATCACATCCGGCTGGAGAATGACGGGGATCAGGCCGTTCAGTTGCTGACCCGGCACTGGATTATCACCGACGGCCGCGGCGCGCGCCATTCGGTGGAAGGCGAGGGCGTCGTGGGCGAGCAACCGTTGATCGCGCCCGGCGCCAGCTATGATTATGTGTCAGGCTGCCCGCTGGCGACGCCGTCGGGATCCATGCAGGGCAGCTATCGCATGATCGGCGAGGACGGATCTTTGTTCGACGTTGCCATTCCGAAGTTCACGCTGATCGCGCCCGCCGTTGCGGGGTAA
- a CDS encoding LysR family transcriptional regulator has product MKRTHLPLNGLRVLDAAARHLSFTRAADELAVTPAAVGQQIRALEDTLGVVLFRRTTKGLELTPEGEAGLSALRHGFLQFEEAVRAMQAGQSSKSLTIAAPRDLTEKWLLPRLAEIARADGDLRFVLVAADAPPDFTEANLDLAVTWGDGPGVHEGEAIESEGMVTIERAGGGAEAVIAWPGSGSEDGGALIRVGDAGLALDAAAQGLGRATVPELLAARDLAEGRVTAVGEPRPSRLGYWLVAPLPQWRQQKVQALVEALAG; this is encoded by the coding sequence GTGAAGCGTACGCACCTTCCGCTGAACGGCCTGCGCGTGCTGGATGCCGCCGCGCGCCATCTGTCGTTCACCCGCGCGGCCGACGAACTGGCGGTGACGCCGGCGGCAGTGGGCCAGCAGATCCGCGCGCTGGAAGATACGCTGGGGGTGGTGTTGTTTCGGCGCACGACCAAGGGGCTGGAGCTGACCCCCGAAGGCGAGGCCGGTCTCTCAGCGCTGCGCCATGGCTTTCTCCAGTTCGAGGAAGCCGTGCGGGCGATGCAGGCTGGCCAGTCCTCCAAATCGCTGACCATCGCCGCGCCGCGCGATCTGACGGAGAAGTGGCTGCTTCCGCGTCTGGCCGAAATCGCCCGTGCGGATGGCGACCTGCGTTTCGTGCTGGTCGCTGCCGATGCACCGCCCGACTTTACGGAGGCCAACCTCGACCTGGCTGTGACCTGGGGCGACGGGCCCGGCGTTCACGAGGGCGAGGCGATCGAGAGCGAGGGCATGGTGACGATCGAGCGCGCTGGCGGCGGGGCGGAGGCGGTTATCGCCTGGCCCGGCAGCGGCAGCGAGGACGGCGGCGCGCTGATCCGGGTGGGCGATGCCGGGCTGGCGCTTGATGCCGCCGCGCAAGGCCTGGGCCGGGCGACCGTGCCCGAACTGCTCGCGGCACGCGACCTTGCCGAGGGCCGCGTGACGGCCGTGGGGGAGCCGCGGCCGTCTCGGCTCGGCTATTGGCTGGTCGCGCCGCTGCCGCAATGGCGCCAGCAGAAGGTGCAGGCGCTGGTCGAGGCACTCGCCGGTTGA
- a CDS encoding GNAT family N-acetyltransferase, with protein sequence MRAEPFSSDRLTMRMPTLADAPALHEAYCDPEVMRFWSSPPHGSMQETIAYVTPHANDQWRQWVIVDKTNGRAIGTLAAGERRRGVMEIGYLLSAAASGRGLGREAVSALIDQLFAEGARRVFADTDPENARSIALLLRLGFQREALLRAEWETHLGVRDSVIWGLLRDEWQSSSSRRIATRG encoded by the coding sequence GTGAGGGCCGAACCCTTTTCGAGCGATCGCCTGACCATGCGGATGCCGACGCTCGCCGATGCGCCGGCGCTGCACGAAGCATATTGCGATCCGGAGGTGATGCGCTTCTGGTCGAGCCCGCCGCACGGATCGATGCAGGAGACGATTGCCTATGTGACGCCCCACGCCAACGATCAATGGCGCCAGTGGGTGATCGTGGACAAGACGAACGGCAGGGCGATCGGCACGCTGGCCGCGGGCGAGCGGCGCCGCGGCGTGATGGAGATCGGCTATCTCCTTTCCGCTGCTGCTTCCGGGCGAGGTCTTGGTCGCGAGGCGGTCAGCGCGCTGATCGATCAGCTGTTTGCCGAGGGGGCCCGGCGGGTTTTCGCCGACACCGATCCCGAAAACGCACGGTCAATCGCGCTGCTGCTGCGCCTGGGCTTTCAGCGCGAGGCCCTGCTGCGCGCGGAATGGGAGACCCATCTGGGCGTGCGGGACAGCGTGATCTGGGGCTTGCTGCGGGACGAATGGCAGTCTTCTTCTTCGCGGCGGATAGCAACGCGGGGGTGA
- a CDS encoding chloride channel protein, with the protein MTDDPIPARTRRPWTPRRVRALLRSSGPTSILFRRRIAVITGAVVIGVVAVLFAKASDEMGLVFERFVRRWPWAPLVTTPLGFMALVWITRRWAPLARGSGIPQVMAARNDPAGAARGLIAVRTVLAKALLTMGAVLCGASVGREGPTVQLAAAVMNLSHRLTRVALRSTVVIAGGAAGVAAAFNTPLAGVLFAIEELAARYEQRMTLMVLSSIVIAGMVAQSLAGDYVYFGVIGAHMPIASALVVVPIAGVGGGLAGGLFARAMLALADGRHRVTRWSKARPVVFAGLCGLVVAGLGVATGLTWGTGYGAARAMITGADAPLWFGPAKFLATLATAVAGLPGGIFAPSLAVGAGFGNLLHALFPGDSVQAVVILGMVAYFTGVVRAPLTAVIILSETTASRGLMLPMFAAAFLADGASRAVCREKLYHGLSRTFVASKPERSATSVERQPAETSGR; encoded by the coding sequence GTGACCGACGATCCGATACCTGCCCGCACCCGCCGACCCTGGACCCCGAGGCGCGTGCGCGCACTGCTTCGCTCGAGCGGACCGACATCAATCCTGTTCCGTCGGCGTATCGCGGTGATCACGGGCGCGGTGGTGATCGGCGTGGTGGCCGTTTTGTTCGCCAAGGCATCCGACGAAATGGGGCTGGTGTTCGAGCGCTTCGTGCGGCGCTGGCCCTGGGCACCGCTTGTCACGACGCCGCTGGGGTTCATGGCATTGGTGTGGATCACGCGCCGCTGGGCACCTCTGGCTCGAGGATCCGGCATTCCGCAGGTGATGGCGGCGCGCAACGATCCGGCAGGGGCCGCACGCGGGCTGATCGCTGTGCGCACGGTGCTCGCCAAGGCGCTGCTGACCATGGGCGCCGTGCTGTGCGGGGCCAGCGTGGGGCGTGAGGGGCCGACGGTGCAGCTTGCGGCGGCTGTGATGAACCTCAGCCATCGCCTGACGCGGGTGGCGTTGCGCAGCACGGTGGTGATCGCGGGCGGCGCGGCGGGTGTTGCGGCGGCGTTCAACACGCCGCTCGCGGGCGTGCTGTTCGCCATCGAGGAGCTGGCCGCCCGCTACGAGCAGCGCATGACGCTGATGGTGCTGTCCTCCATCGTGATCGCCGGCATGGTGGCACAGAGCCTCGCGGGCGATTACGTCTATTTCGGCGTGATCGGAGCGCATATGCCAATCGCAAGCGCGCTGGTGGTAGTGCCCATCGCGGGCGTGGGCGGCGGACTGGCGGGCGGATTGTTCGCGCGCGCGATGCTTGCCCTGGCGGACGGGCGCCACCGGGTGACCCGCTGGAGCAAGGCACGACCGGTGGTGTTCGCCGGGCTGTGCGGTCTGGTAGTCGCCGGGCTTGGTGTAGCGACCGGGCTGACCTGGGGCACCGGTTATGGCGCAGCGCGGGCGATGATCACCGGAGCCGATGCCCCTTTGTGGTTCGGCCCCGCGAAGTTCCTAGCGACACTAGCCACCGCAGTCGCAGGGCTGCCCGGTGGCATCTTCGCGCCGAGCCTCGCGGTCGGAGCGGGATTCGGAAATCTCCTGCATGCGCTGTTCCCAGGCGACTCGGTGCAGGCCGTAGTGATCCTGGGCATGGTGGCCTATTTCACCGGCGTGGTTCGCGCGCCGCTGACCGCCGTGATCATTCTGTCCGAAACGACAGCGAGCCGTGGCCTGATGCTGCCGATGTTCGCGGCGGCGTTCCTGGCTGACGGGGCGAGCCGGGCAGTGTGCCGCGAGAAGCTGTACCATGGCCTGTCGCGGACATTCGTCGCGAGCAAGCCCGAGCGTTCAGCGACGAGCGTGGAGCGGCAACCGGCAGAAACCTCAGGCCGCTAG
- a CDS encoding PAS domain-containing methyl-accepting chemotaxis protein, with product MSELSKIISSNDSQSAWQAVCRSQAVIEFELDGTIIWANDLFLSATGYALHEIVGQHHRIFCADDYSASPSYKAFWAKLGRGEFDTGEYKRRGKNEREVWLQATYNPVFDGEGRPRRVLKIAADVTEAKLRTAETNGKIDAIDRSQATIEFALNGTILTANDNFLAIFGYRAADLVGRHHNMLCDAELVQSSDYRQFWERLGRGEFDAGRYRRRDRAGREVWIQATYNPILDADGRPRKIVKIASDITREMSLEQEVMSRLADCERIRCELEARGVELQVTLEQMAAIVSTINNIASQTNLLALNAAIEAARAGDAGRGFAVVAQEVKKLSAETRLATERAAGMMSDRAKSRSAIASPARDQLAA from the coding sequence GTGTCTGAGCTGTCGAAGATCATCAGTAGCAATGACAGCCAATCCGCCTGGCAAGCCGTGTGCCGGTCGCAAGCGGTGATTGAATTCGAACTGGACGGCACGATCATCTGGGCCAATGATCTGTTCCTGTCGGCGACCGGCTACGCCCTGCACGAGATCGTTGGCCAGCATCACCGCATATTCTGCGCCGACGATTATTCCGCCTCCCCATCCTACAAAGCATTCTGGGCCAAGCTGGGCCGGGGCGAGTTCGACACCGGCGAATACAAGCGCCGCGGCAAGAACGAGCGCGAGGTGTGGCTTCAGGCCACCTACAATCCGGTCTTCGATGGTGAAGGCCGTCCGCGGCGTGTGCTGAAAATCGCCGCGGATGTGACCGAGGCCAAGCTGCGCACCGCAGAGACCAACGGCAAGATTGACGCGATTGACCGCAGTCAGGCGACGATCGAATTCGCGCTCAACGGCACCATCCTTACCGCCAACGACAATTTCCTCGCCATCTTCGGCTATCGCGCGGCCGATCTCGTCGGGCGACACCACAATATGCTCTGCGACGCCGAACTGGTGCAGTCGTCCGACTATCGTCAGTTCTGGGAGCGTCTCGGCCGCGGTGAGTTCGACGCGGGCCGGTATAGGCGCCGCGATCGTGCCGGGCGCGAGGTATGGATCCAGGCTACTTACAATCCGATCCTCGACGCCGACGGTCGCCCGCGCAAGATCGTCAAGATCGCGAGCGACATCACGCGGGAGATGAGCCTCGAACAGGAAGTGATGTCGCGGCTGGCCGATTGCGAACGCATCCGCTGCGAGCTCGAAGCGCGCGGCGTCGAGCTACAGGTCACGCTCGAGCAGATGGCGGCGATCGTTTCCACCATCAACAACATCGCCTCGCAGACGAACCTCCTGGCGCTCAATGCTGCGATCGAGGCGGCACGCGCGGGAGACGCAGGTCGCGGTTTCGCCGTCGTCGCGCAGGAGGTGAAGAAGCTCTCCGCTGAAACGCGCCTTGCCACCGAAAGGGCGGCGGGGATGATGAGCGACCGGGCAAAATCGCGATCTGCCATCGCAAGCCCCGCGCGGGACCAGCTAGCGGCCTGA